One region of Dokdonia sp. 4H-3-7-5 genomic DNA includes:
- a CDS encoding bifunctional alpha/beta hydrolase/OsmC family protein, with amino-acid sequence MRSSKINFTNAQGEVLSGKLDLPANQDPHNFAIFAHCFTCTKDFSAVRNVSRALASQGFGVLRFDFTGLGDSDGDFADTNFSSNVDDLISAADFLAKEYKAPSLLVGHSLGGAAAIFAGGKIDTIKAVATIGAPSNPVHVQKQLGAQLATIREEGQAQVKLAGRDFTFKKQFIDNLEENSCVDAARDLHEALLILHSPQDDTVSIKNAEEIYLAAHHPKSFVTLDGSEHLLIDKENASYVGKIIAGWAARYIPTEDEASISTTHQVVASLDAEDGFSTLLKLGSHHMKADEPVRVGGNDYGPTPYELLAGSLSACTAMTIQMYAKRKNWHIENVEVHTSYSKTHAQDCAVCEESDTAGKIDTFHREIKITSDLDEKQLKRILQIADKCPVHKTLHSETQVLTKLI; translated from the coding sequence ATGAGATCAAGCAAAATAAATTTTACAAACGCACAAGGAGAAGTACTATCTGGTAAACTTGATTTACCAGCAAACCAAGATCCTCATAACTTTGCCATTTTTGCACATTGCTTTACTTGTACAAAAGATTTTAGCGCAGTGCGCAATGTGAGTCGTGCTTTGGCTTCACAAGGATTTGGAGTACTTCGCTTTGACTTTACTGGTTTAGGAGATAGCGATGGAGACTTTGCAGATACTAATTTTTCAAGCAATGTAGATGATCTCATAAGCGCTGCAGATTTCCTTGCCAAAGAATATAAAGCTCCCTCCCTCTTGGTAGGCCACTCATTAGGAGGTGCCGCTGCAATTTTTGCTGGCGGTAAGATTGACACTATAAAAGCTGTAGCAACTATAGGCGCTCCTAGTAATCCTGTACACGTTCAAAAACAACTAGGCGCACAGCTCGCTACGATAAGAGAAGAAGGTCAAGCTCAGGTAAAACTAGCTGGGCGTGACTTTACGTTTAAAAAGCAATTTATAGATAACTTAGAAGAAAATTCATGTGTAGATGCTGCACGTGACTTGCATGAAGCGTTACTCATACTTCACTCACCGCAGGATGATACTGTATCTATTAAAAATGCAGAAGAAATTTACCTTGCGGCACATCACCCTAAAAGCTTTGTAACTCTTGATGGCTCTGAGCATTTATTGATTGACAAAGAAAATGCTTCTTATGTAGGAAAGATTATTGCTGGATGGGCTGCTCGATATATCCCTACTGAAGATGAAGCTTCAATAAGCACCACACACCAAGTAGTAGCAAGCCTAGATGCCGAAGATGGATTTTCTACACTTCTTAAGCTTGGAAGCCACCACATGAAAGCAGATGAGCCTGTGCGTGTAGGAGGAAACGACTATGGCCCTACTCCTTATGAATTACTAGCAGGAAGTTTGTCTGCTTGTACTGCGATGACCATACAGATGTATGCAAAGCGTAAAAACTGGCATATTGAAAATGTTGAGGTACATACTAGCTATTCAAAAACACATGCTCAAGATTGTGCTGTTTGTGAAGAAAGTGACACCGCAGGTAAAATAGATACATTCCATAGAGAAATTAAAATCACATCAGATCTTGATGAAAAACAACTTAAGCGCATCCTGCAAATAGCAGATAAATGTCCAGTTCATAAAACACTACACAGCGAGACTCAGGTTCTTACGAAGTTAATATAG
- a CDS encoding fasciclin domain-containing protein — translation MKKMLLMVAGAGLLFASCAEGTKEKTTEVNNEVAEATMEVEEPVMDEPGTIVEIAVGNENFSTLVTAVKAAGLVETLNSAGPFTVFAPTNDAFAKLPEGTVGTLVKPENKAMLTDILTYHVVSGKYMAGDVVAAIKENNGSFETNTVMGQKITLMLDGENVVIKDAKGGMSTIIMTDVAASNGVIHAIDTVIMPKA, via the coding sequence ATGAAAAAGATGTTATTAATGGTTGCAGGAGCAGGATTATTATTTGCTTCATGTGCCGAAGGAACTAAAGAGAAAACTACAGAAGTAAACAACGAAGTAGCAGAAGCAACAATGGAAGTAGAGGAGCCAGTGATGGATGAGCCTGGTACTATAGTAGAGATTGCCGTTGGAAATGAGAATTTCTCAACACTCGTTACAGCAGTAAAAGCGGCTGGATTAGTAGAAACGTTAAATAGTGCAGGACCATTTACTGTGTTTGCACCTACTAACGATGCATTTGCTAAATTACCAGAAGGAACTGTTGGAACTCTGGTAAAGCCAGAAAATAAAGCAATGTTAACTGATATTCTTACATATCACGTAGTGTCTGGAAAATATATGGCTGGTGATGTTGTCGCAGCAATTAAAGAAAACAACGGATCTTTTGAGACTAATACAGTAATGGGACAGAAAATTACTTTAATGTTAGATGGAGAGAATGTTGTAATCAAAGATGCTAAGGGCGGAATGTCTACAATCATTATGACAGATGTAGCAGCTTCAAACGGAGTTATACACGCTATTGATACTGTGATTATGCCAAAAGCATAA
- a CDS encoding sigma 54-interacting transcriptional regulator, which produces MNYETINTLGQLKEAGWISRSIKDELREHLIERLQSGKPTFEDIHGYEHTVIPELERAILSKHNINLLGLRGQAKTRLARQMVNLLDEWMPIVGGSEINDDPLNPISRYATELIEEKGSDTPITWIHRSERFAEKLATPDVTVADIVGDVDPIKAANLKLSYADDRVIHYGMIPRANRSIFVINELPDLQARIQVALFNILQEGDIQIRGFKLRLPLDMQFVFTANPEDYTNRGSIVTPLKDRIGSQILTHYPETVAIARTITDQEANLDERQKTKVHVPNLVKDLIEEIGFVARESEFIDEKSGISARMSITAFQNLMSTAERRMLLSGDETTTIRYSDLLGIVPAITGKVELVYEGEQEGAGEVAKILIGDATASLFDDYFPKIEKLTKDDEKDPYEEVLAWFFEQSGFELEDTLTNKEYELMLDSITPLDDLIKKYQPEIAKEDTYFLKEFILFGLVEFKKLSKYKLTTGMRFNDLYGSYLSGLA; this is translated from the coding sequence ATGAATTACGAAACGATAAATACACTAGGACAACTTAAAGAAGCCGGATGGATATCTCGTAGCATAAAGGATGAGTTACGAGAACACTTAATAGAAAGATTACAATCTGGTAAGCCTACATTTGAAGATATACACGGTTATGAGCACACAGTTATCCCTGAGCTTGAGAGAGCTATTCTTAGTAAGCATAACATAAACTTGCTTGGGCTAAGAGGACAAGCCAAAACACGTCTTGCACGTCAAATGGTAAATCTACTTGATGAGTGGATGCCTATAGTAGGCGGATCTGAAATTAATGATGATCCACTTAATCCTATTTCTAGATACGCTACGGAGCTTATTGAAGAAAAAGGCAGCGACACTCCGATTACATGGATTCATCGCTCTGAGCGCTTTGCAGAGAAACTAGCGACTCCAGATGTAACTGTTGCAGATATTGTAGGGGATGTAGATCCTATAAAAGCAGCAAATTTAAAACTGAGCTATGCAGATGATCGCGTGATACATTATGGGATGATTCCTCGTGCAAACAGATCAATTTTTGTAATCAATGAATTACCGGATTTACAAGCAAGAATACAAGTGGCGCTATTTAATATCCTACAAGAAGGAGATATTCAAATACGCGGATTCAAATTAAGATTGCCACTTGACATGCAATTTGTATTTACTGCAAATCCAGAAGATTATACAAATAGAGGAAGCATTGTAACACCGCTTAAAGACCGTATAGGTTCGCAAATACTTACCCACTATCCAGAAACAGTAGCTATTGCAAGAACCATAACAGATCAAGAAGCAAATCTTGACGAGCGTCAAAAAACGAAGGTTCATGTTCCTAATCTAGTGAAAGACTTAATTGAAGAAATAGGATTTGTTGCTCGTGAAAGTGAGTTTATAGATGAAAAGAGTGGGATAAGTGCCAGAATGAGTATTACTGCTTTTCAAAACCTAATGAGTACTGCAGAACGTCGTATGTTGCTATCGGGAGATGAAACTACTACGATACGTTACTCAGATCTACTAGGAATCGTTCCTGCAATTACAGGGAAGGTAGAACTTGTTTACGAAGGGGAACAAGAAGGTGCAGGAGAGGTTGCCAAAATTTTAATAGGCGATGCAACAGCTTCTTTGTTTGATGACTATTTCCCTAAGATTGAAAAACTAACTAAGGATGATGAGAAAGATCCTTATGAAGAAGTACTAGCATGGTTTTTTGAGCAAAGCGGTTTTGAGCTAGAAGATACGCTTACCAATAAAGAATATGAACTTATGCTAGATAGTATTACACCTCTTGATGATTTAATCAAGAAATATCAACCTGAAATAGCAAAAGAGGATACATATTTCTTAAAAGAATTTATACTTTTCGGACTAGTAGAATTCAAGAAATTGTCAAAATATAAGCTTACGACTGGTATGCGTTTTAATGATCTTTATGGGTCTTACTTGTCAGGATTAGCCTAA
- a CDS encoding DUF2490 domain-containing protein — protein sequence MRKGILLIVFTIIMTATLTAQDRGEDKLGSWGMLFTSNQISEKLSIHAEAQYRTYEFGTNFNQLLLRTALNYHISENAMVSFGYGYITTDTDFEEFDGEKNVTENRLYEQFVLKNSLGNFKFSHRYRLEQRFINRPFSENTTEHRARYFLRVTYPLNDTWFLTAYDEIFINLQNDFFGQNRLYGAVGYNFNKNVSTQVGYLKNDFSVDTYDRFQVALFIKTDLRKKKG from the coding sequence ATGAGAAAAGGAATTCTTTTAATAGTATTTACGATAATCATGACAGCCACCCTTACCGCGCAAGATCGCGGTGAGGACAAGCTAGGATCATGGGGTATGCTCTTTACTTCAAATCAAATCTCAGAAAAATTAAGTATACACGCAGAGGCGCAGTACCGTACTTATGAATTTGGGACCAATTTTAATCAGTTGCTATTGCGTACTGCTTTAAATTACCATATTTCTGAGAATGCTATGGTATCTTTTGGCTATGGATATATCACTACAGACACCGACTTTGAGGAGTTTGACGGTGAAAAGAATGTAACTGAAAATAGACTTTATGAGCAATTTGTATTAAAAAACTCCTTGGGTAATTTTAAATTCAGTCATAGGTACCGTCTAGAGCAACGCTTCATTAATAGGCCTTTTAGTGAGAACACAACAGAGCATAGAGCGCGTTACTTTTTACGAGTAACCTATCCTCTTAACGACACTTGGTTTTTGACAGCTTATGATGAGATTTTTATTAATCTGCAGAATGACTTTTTCGGTCAAAACCGTTTATATGGCGCAGTAGGATATAATTTCAATAAGAATGTGAGCACGCAAGTAGGCTATCTTAAAAATGATTTTTCGGTAGACACCTACGATCGTTTTCAAGTAGCACTGTTTATCAAAACAGATTTAAGAAAGAAAAAAGGGTGA
- a CDS encoding WD40/YVTN/BNR-like repeat-containing protein gives MKQLFSLLLLCVCTVVSAQKLDMSLLKDMQPRNIGPGGMSGRVTAIDVVTDNPDVMYVGTASGGLWKSTSGGIKWDPIFENELTASIGAVAIQQSNPSVIWVGTGEGNPRNSLNGGYGVYKSLDGGKSWKSMGLEKTRHIHRVIIDPTNPDIVYVGAIGSPWGEHQERGVYKTTDGGKTWNKILFTNIKSGVADMVMDPTNPNKLIVAMWEHKRDPWFFKSGGEGSGIFMTHDGGATWKQLSDKDGLPKGELGRIGLSIAPGSPNVVYALVEAKKNALYRSNDGGFNWKKINDKSDIGNRPFYYSDIHVDPQNENRIFSVFTYVNVSEDGGKNFDQLMGAYGVDNGVHPDHHAWWIHPNNGKFMMDGNDGGLNITKDGGKTWRFIGNLPVAQFYHINVDNEFPYNVYGGMQDNGSWRGPAYVWKAQGIRNDYWQEISFGDGFDVIPDPDDSQFGWTMSQQGSVSRYDWKTGNNYGVKPTHPDPDVFLRFNWNSAINIDPFDNSTIYFGSQFVHKSTDKGLTWEVISPDLTTNDPEKQKQSESGGLSMDATGAENHTTILVIEPSPLEKNMFWVGTDDGRVHYTQNGGQSYTDVSKSLKGLPEGSWIVQIKASNKNKGEALLVANDYRRFNYTPYAYRTTNYGKSWTRIVDENDVQSYALAIIEDPEEKNLLFLGTDDGLYVSIDAGNNWQKWTKGFPTTSVKDLVIHPREQDLVIGTFGRAAWVLDDIRPLRAIAKDRSTLSRKLQLFNPPTAYDAAYQQPTGSRFGADALYNGENRGSGAQIAYYFVKDETASSKASTDDTDEEDTDSDTEVKSVTWDSIHLKVYDGARQIRHLKWKTPDSTGIHKMTWYMREAGGDRPSRSIRKRNNEPGGVSVKPGTYKLVMQYGDQSSESSINVASDPRYDVPVKAINDAYNTGKQLEAMTQTAADAVKQLVQSKTIASDYKKMIKKLDDDKAYKSELKSIGEMTKRIDEVIAMYIGTIDKRQGITRNPEITVMNRIRSASGYARSRPNGLTSTETTLISHARNELQTALDKTNTFFAEEWAPFENKLKAMNVSAFKEIKTFTID, from the coding sequence ATGAAACAACTCTTCTCTCTGTTGCTACTGTGCGTCTGTACGGTAGTTTCTGCCCAAAAACTTGACATGTCTTTACTAAAGGACATGCAACCACGTAATATAGGTCCAGGCGGTATGTCTGGTCGTGTGACTGCAATAGATGTAGTTACAGATAATCCAGATGTAATGTACGTAGGTACTGCTTCTGGTGGTCTATGGAAATCTACCTCTGGCGGAATTAAATGGGATCCTATTTTTGAAAACGAGCTTACGGCATCAATAGGGGCTGTTGCGATACAACAATCTAATCCATCTGTGATATGGGTAGGTACGGGAGAAGGTAATCCTCGTAACTCTCTTAATGGTGGTTATGGTGTTTATAAATCTCTTGATGGTGGTAAGTCTTGGAAGTCTATGGGACTTGAGAAAACTAGACATATACACCGCGTAATTATAGATCCTACTAATCCAGATATCGTTTACGTAGGCGCTATAGGTTCGCCATGGGGTGAACACCAAGAAAGAGGTGTTTATAAAACTACAGATGGTGGTAAGACATGGAATAAGATCTTATTTACAAACATAAAGTCTGGCGTTGCAGATATGGTGATGGACCCAACTAATCCTAACAAGCTTATTGTTGCCATGTGGGAACACAAGCGTGATCCATGGTTTTTTAAATCTGGTGGTGAAGGTTCTGGCATCTTCATGACTCATGATGGTGGTGCTACTTGGAAACAATTGAGTGATAAAGATGGTTTACCTAAAGGCGAACTAGGACGTATAGGTTTATCTATCGCCCCAGGAAGCCCTAATGTAGTGTATGCACTTGTAGAGGCAAAAAAGAATGCTCTATACCGTTCTAACGACGGTGGTTTCAACTGGAAGAAGATTAACGATAAGAGTGATATAGGGAACAGACCATTTTACTACAGTGATATTCACGTAGATCCTCAAAATGAGAATCGTATTTTTTCTGTGTTTACGTATGTAAATGTATCTGAAGATGGCGGAAAGAACTTTGACCAACTTATGGGTGCTTATGGAGTAGATAATGGAGTACACCCAGATCACCACGCATGGTGGATTCACCCTAATAATGGGAAGTTTATGATGGATGGTAATGACGGCGGACTTAACATCACAAAAGATGGTGGGAAAACATGGCGATTTATAGGCAACCTACCTGTAGCACAGTTCTATCATATTAATGTAGATAATGAGTTTCCTTATAATGTATATGGAGGTATGCAAGATAACGGCTCTTGGAGAGGTCCTGCTTATGTGTGGAAAGCTCAAGGAATACGTAATGATTACTGGCAAGAGATTTCCTTTGGAGATGGATTTGATGTAATCCCTGATCCAGATGATAGTCAGTTTGGATGGACTATGAGTCAGCAGGGATCTGTGAGTCGCTATGATTGGAAAACTGGAAACAACTATGGAGTAAAACCTACACATCCAGACCCAGATGTATTTTTACGTTTTAATTGGAACTCGGCTATAAACATTGATCCTTTTGATAATAGCACTATTTACTTTGGAAGTCAGTTTGTACATAAATCTACAGATAAAGGACTTACGTGGGAAGTGATCTCTCCAGATCTAACGACAAACGATCCAGAGAAACAAAAACAATCAGAATCTGGTGGGCTTTCTATGGATGCTACAGGAGCAGAAAATCATACAACGATTCTTGTAATTGAGCCTTCGCCATTAGAAAAGAATATGTTTTGGGTAGGTACAGATGATGGTCGTGTTCATTATACTCAGAATGGTGGGCAATCGTACACTGATGTATCAAAAAGCCTAAAAGGTCTTCCAGAAGGAAGCTGGATTGTACAAATCAAGGCTAGTAATAAAAATAAAGGGGAAGCACTATTAGTCGCAAATGATTACCGTCGTTTCAACTATACTCCTTATGCATACAGAACTACAAACTATGGTAAATCATGGACTCGCATTGTAGATGAGAACGATGTGCAAAGTTATGCGCTTGCCATTATAGAAGATCCAGAAGAGAAAAACCTTCTCTTTTTAGGTACAGATGATGGTTTATATGTGTCTATTGATGCTGGTAATAACTGGCAAAAATGGACTAAAGGATTCCCTACCACTTCGGTCAAGGATCTTGTAATTCATCCTAGAGAGCAGGATCTTGTGATTGGAACTTTTGGACGTGCTGCATGGGTTCTTGACGACATAAGACCATTACGAGCGATTGCTAAGGATAGAAGTACGCTTTCGCGAAAGCTTCAACTCTTCAACCCTCCTACAGCATATGATGCCGCATACCAGCAACCTACGGGAAGTCGTTTTGGCGCAGATGCTCTTTATAACGGAGAAAATCGCGGAAGTGGAGCGCAAATAGCGTATTACTTTGTAAAAGATGAAACAGCATCTTCAAAAGCATCCACAGATGATACTGATGAAGAAGATACTGATAGCGATACAGAAGTTAAAAGTGTAACGTGGGATTCTATCCATTTAAAAGTATACGACGGCGCACGCCAGATTCGTCATTTGAAGTGGAAAACTCCAGACAGTACAGGAATTCATAAAATGACTTGGTATATGCGTGAAGCTGGTGGAGATCGTCCTTCGCGTTCTATTAGAAAACGTAATAACGAGCCAGGAGGAGTTTCTGTAAAGCCAGGCACTTACAAACTAGTAATGCAATATGGTGATCAATCAAGTGAGTCTTCTATTAATGTAGCGAGTGATCCCCGTTATGACGTTCCTGTTAAGGCTATTAATGATGCTTATAACACCGGAAAGCAACTTGAAGCAATGACACAAACTGCTGCAGATGCTGTAAAGCAACTAGTACAGAGCAAAACAATCGCTAGTGATTATAAGAAGATGATTAAAAAACTAGATGATGATAAAGCTTATAAAAGCGAACTCAAATCTATAGGAGAAATGACTAAGCGCATTGATGAGGTTATTGCAATGTATATAGGTACTATAGATAAAAGACAGGGGATTACTCGTAATCCAGAAATCACCGTCATGAATCGCATAAGATCTGCAAGTGGTTACGCTCGTAGTCGTCCTAATGGACTTACATCTACAGAGACTACTTTAATATCGCATGCTCGCAACGAGTTACAAACTGCGCTTGATAAGACAAATACCTTCTTTGCAGAAGAGTGGGCTCCATTTGAGAATAAACTTAAAGCAATGAATGTAAGTGCATTTAAAGAAATCAAAACCTTTACTATAGACTAA
- a CDS encoding vWA domain-containing protein translates to MRRQQERSGFVFKTYDAPQQSLFDQLLDIFQELITHTSGDFDEAMDWLKDLDKEYKLTNENYTLDDFVQELKDKGYIREELKPDGNSGTAITEKTERAIRKRALDQIFGKLKKSSQGNHRSKLNGRGDEHTGDHREYRFGDPLDRISMTESLRNAQINNGADDFSLRESDLIVEETHFKAQMSTVLMIDISHSMILYGEDRITPAKKVAMALAQLITTRYPKDSLDIIVYGNDAWPIKIKDLPYLQVGPYHTNTVAGLNLAMDILRRKRNSNKQIFNITDGKPSCLKLKDGRYYKNPNGLDEYIVNKCYSMARQARKLHIPITTFMIANDPYLQQFVDNFTEANQGKAFFTGLQGLGEMIFQDYETNRKKRIK, encoded by the coding sequence ATGAGAAGACAACAAGAAAGGAGTGGGTTTGTCTTTAAAACCTATGATGCTCCGCAACAATCATTATTTGATCAGTTGCTCGATATTTTCCAAGAACTAATCACACATACCTCTGGAGACTTTGATGAGGCTATGGATTGGCTTAAAGACTTGGATAAAGAATATAAACTAACAAACGAGAACTACACTCTAGACGACTTTGTTCAAGAGTTAAAGGATAAAGGCTATATACGAGAAGAATTAAAGCCCGACGGCAATAGTGGTACCGCGATAACAGAAAAGACAGAACGCGCCATAAGAAAGCGTGCTCTTGATCAAATTTTTGGTAAACTCAAGAAAAGCTCCCAGGGAAACCACCGTTCCAAACTAAATGGAAGAGGTGATGAGCACACGGGGGATCATCGTGAATATCGATTTGGCGATCCGCTAGATCGTATATCTATGACTGAGAGTTTGCGTAATGCGCAAATTAATAATGGAGCAGATGACTTTAGCTTACGCGAAAGTGACCTAATCGTTGAGGAAACGCATTTTAAAGCTCAAATGAGTACTGTGTTAATGATTGATATCTCTCACAGTATGATTCTTTATGGTGAAGATCGTATTACACCTGCAAAGAAGGTAGCGATGGCACTCGCACAGCTTATTACCACCCGTTATCCCAAGGACTCTCTTGACATAATCGTGTACGGTAATGATGCCTGGCCTATTAAAATTAAAGACTTACCGTATTTACAAGTAGGACCTTACCACACCAATACAGTAGCTGGTCTTAATCTCGCTATGGATATCTTGAGGCGCAAGCGCAACTCAAATAAACAGATATTTAATATTACAGACGGGAAGCCATCTTGTTTAAAACTTAAAGATGGGCGCTATTATAAAAATCCTAACGGACTAGACGAGTATATTGTAAACAAGTGTTACAGCATGGCTAGACAAGCACGCAAGCTTCATATACCTATCACCACTTTTATGATAGCAAATGATCCTTATTTACAACAGTTTGTAGATAATTTTACAGAAGCAAACCAAGGAAAAGCATTTTTTACAGGCCTGCAAGGATTAGGTGAGATGATTTTTCAAGACTACGAGACTAATAGAAAAAAGAGAATTAAGTAA
- a CDS encoding LVIVD repeat-containing protein, which translates to MRTYIFIVVFAIVSLGCSSDSNESSNFNSADSVGQGGSLATFAIKGDYLYTVDNEDLNVFNITTTTDPVLVNTVPIGFDIETLFSYKDYLYIGSRNGMFIYDVNNPEFPVQLSSVQHFTSCDPVVANSNYAFVTLWSDLGCGGVVNQLEVYDVSDVLNPMLVNIRQLTFPKGLGLYGDYLIVCDDEIKIFDVTNPAESVLVHSIDRLAFDVIIQGDLLIAVGESGVFQYALNAQDITDTPALSTISI; encoded by the coding sequence ATGAGAACATACATATTTATAGTAGTATTTGCAATCGTTTCATTAGGATGCAGTTCTGACAGTAATGAAAGCAGTAATTTTAATAGTGCAGATAGTGTAGGTCAAGGCGGATCGCTAGCAACATTTGCAATTAAGGGAGATTATCTTTATACCGTAGATAACGAAGATCTCAATGTATTTAATATCACTACAACTACAGATCCTGTCCTTGTAAATACAGTTCCTATTGGTTTTGATATTGAAACTTTATTCAGTTACAAAGATTACCTCTACATAGGTTCTCGAAACGGAATGTTTATTTATGATGTGAATAATCCAGAGTTTCCTGTACAATTATCATCTGTGCAACATTTTACTTCTTGTGATCCTGTCGTAGCAAATAGCAATTATGCTTTTGTGACATTATGGAGTGATTTAGGATGTGGAGGTGTTGTTAATCAGCTAGAAGTTTATGATGTATCTGATGTACTTAACCCTATGCTTGTTAATATTCGCCAACTTACATTCCCAAAAGGTCTTGGACTTTACGGAGACTACTTAATAGTATGCGATGATGAGATCAAAATATTTGACGTAACAAACCCAGCCGAGTCTGTGCTAGTGCATAGCATTGATAGACTGGCATTTGATGTGATAATCCAAGGAGACTTGTTAATTGCTGTAGGAGAAAGTGGCGTTTTTCAATATGCACTAAATGCTCAAGATATTACAGATACACCAGCCCTAAGTACTATAAGTATCTAA
- a CDS encoding superoxide dismutase family protein yields the protein MKFKYITLAILATAALASCKKDVKTVEEVEEVTVEVEAPAAAVAQKIIMKLEPKSNSKATGSVVFKEEDGQVSFTAVIGGLDEGMHAIHIHESADCSSADGSSAGGHWNPTNEQHGKWGATEGFHKGDIGNFPADESGNGTITMTTDQWCIGCGDPKKDIVGKAIIVHQGTDDFTSQPSGAAGKRISCGGIIK from the coding sequence ATGAAATTCAAGTATATTACCCTAGCAATACTAGCGACAGCAGCACTTGCAAGTTGTAAAAAAGACGTCAAAACTGTAGAAGAAGTTGAGGAAGTGACTGTAGAAGTAGAAGCTCCTGCAGCAGCAGTAGCGCAAAAAATTATAATGAAACTCGAACCTAAAAGCAATAGCAAAGCTACTGGGAGTGTTGTTTTTAAAGAAGAAGATGGCCAAGTAAGTTTTACAGCTGTTATAGGTGGTCTTGATGAAGGAATGCATGCAATACACATACACGAGAGTGCAGATTGCTCTAGCGCAGATGGTTCATCAGCTGGAGGTCACTGGAATCCTACTAATGAGCAACACGGTAAATGGGGAGCAACAGAGGGCTTCCATAAAGGCGATATAGGAAACTTCCCAGCAGACGAAAGCGGAAATGGAACTATCACTATGACTACAGATCAGTGGTGTATAGGTTGTGGAGATCCTAAAAAAGATATTGTAGGAAAAGCTATTATTGTACACCAAGGAACAGATGACTTTACATCTCAACCTAGTGGTGCAGCTGGAAAGCGTATCTCTTGTGGAGGTATCATTAAATAA
- a CDS encoding LysM peptidoglycan-binding domain-containing protein encodes MVKAKYQNVLDLGEKLNIQNGDVKEENGVLHVTGTATNQYEKNQLWDAIKAAGGESPSDIVADIKVADTSVYAQHTVVSGDTLGKIAKHYYGDAIKYKEIFEANKDILKNPDVIHPDQNLVIPNL; translated from the coding sequence ATGGTAAAAGCAAAATATCAAAACGTTCTTGATCTAGGAGAAAAACTAAACATCCAGAACGGAGATGTAAAAGAAGAAAACGGAGTACTTCACGTAACAGGTACTGCTACAAATCAGTATGAGAAAAACCAACTTTGGGATGCTATTAAAGCTGCTGGAGGAGAAAGTCCAAGTGATATAGTAGCCGATATTAAAGTTGCAGATACATCTGTATATGCACAACACACAGTGGTAAGTGGCGACACTTTAGGAAAAATTGCAAAGCACTATTATGGTGATGCAATAAAGTACAAAGAGATTTTTGAAGCAAACAAAGACATCTTAAAAAACCCAGATGTTATACACCCAGATCAAAATCTTGTGATTCCAAATTTATAA